A single window of Helicobacter macacae MIT 99-5501 DNA harbors:
- a CDS encoding DUF815 domain-containing protein, giving the protein MEFFLPNGFSFGEVDFEEAKAFALRRFEGVCYLHKIVDFDRVETLLGLDEQLGILRANTASFLSGKDALNVLAWGARGCGKSSCVKRVLGEFLGIWETKTTKSLDNTKTPTTTKTTKISHSTPSQSTTLRVIELDSKDILLLPLLFDTLRTKPYKFIIFCDDLSFRIGQSEYKSIKSVLEGSLERRAKNILLYATSNIRKLIENAGADHSPEHSIVQEELSFSDRFGLQIGFYDFGTSEYLACVEEYLANINGAKKLDLRAQQLDEASKIARQKALNFAAKMGSKNARIAKDFALLVANGVEKIDKI; this is encoded by the coding sequence ATGGAGTTTTTTTTGCCAAATGGTTTTAGCTTTGGGGAAGTGGATTTTGAGGAAGCAAAAGCGTTTGCTTTGCGGAGGTTTGAGGGGGTTTGCTACCTGCATAAGATTGTGGATTTTGATAGGGTAGAAACTCTGCTTGGGCTAGATGAGCAGCTAGGGATTTTGAGGGCAAACACAGCTAGTTTTTTATCAGGCAAAGACGCACTAAATGTGCTTGCGTGGGGTGCTAGAGGCTGTGGGAAAAGCTCTTGTGTGAAGCGCGTGCTAGGTGAGTTTTTGGGTATTTGGGAAACCAAAACCACAAAAAGCCTTGACAATACAAAAACCCCTACTACCACAAAAACCACAAAAATAAGCCACAGCACCCCGAGCCAATCTACCACATTGCGTGTCATAGAGCTTGATAGCAAGGACATTTTGTTGTTGCCACTGCTTTTTGATACCTTGCGCACTAAGCCCTATAAGTTTATTATTTTTTGCGATGATTTGAGCTTCCGCATAGGGCAAAGCGAGTATAAAAGTATCAAAAGCGTGCTTGAGGGCTCGCTAGAAAGGAGGGCAAAAAATATCCTGCTTTATGCCACTTCAAATATTCGCAAACTCATAGAAAATGCGGGCGCAGACCATAGTCCAGAGCATAGCATAGTCCAAGAGGAGCTTAGCTTTAGTGATAGGTTTGGATTGCAGATTGGATTTTATGATTTTGGGACAAGTGAGTATCTAGCGTGTGTGGAGGAGTATTTGGCAAATATAAATGGAGCAAAAAAGCTAGATTTAAGGGCGCAGCAGCTAGATGAAGCCTCCAAAATCGCTAGACAAAAAGCACTAAATTTCGCTGCAAAAATGGGTAGCAAAAACGCACGAATTGCAAAAGACTTTGCATTGCTTGTGGCAAATGGGGTAGAAAAAATCGACAAAATATAG
- a CDS encoding Bax inhibitor-1/YccA family protein, translated as MALYDRNINTNNATLEGNIAYADESALVNFVKTTYKFFGASLLLATIGALVGFQNFAFVLEYRIGIFIAEIVALIALFFLRAKPAVNVALLFAFTFLSGVALVPLLGYVISSSGLGAVWQALGMTTIVFGVMSIFALKTKKDLANMGKMLFISLIVVLVCSLVNVFFLNSTPFQALIAGACVILFSLYVAYDTQNIVRGLYDSPVLAAVNLYLDFLNIFISLLQLIGILGGNDD; from the coding sequence ATGGCACTTTATGACAGAAACATAAACACAAACAACGCGACTTTGGAGGGAAATATCGCTTATGCTGATGAAAGCGCACTTGTAAATTTCGTAAAGACAACTTATAAATTCTTTGGTGCGAGCTTGCTTTTAGCGACTATCGGTGCGCTTGTAGGATTTCAAAATTTCGCATTTGTGCTAGAGTATCGCATCGGTATCTTTATCGCTGAAATCGTTGCGCTAATCGCGCTATTTTTCTTGCGTGCAAAGCCTGCGGTAAATGTGGCACTGCTTTTTGCATTTACTTTTTTAAGCGGTGTGGCACTCGTGCCTTTGCTAGGATATGTGATTTCTAGCTCTGGCTTGGGCGCAGTGTGGCAAGCACTTGGTATGACGACTATCGTCTTTGGCGTGATGAGTATTTTTGCACTAAAAACCAAAAAAGACTTGGCAAATATGGGCAAAATGCTTTTTATCTCGCTTATTGTGGTGCTTGTATGCTCGCTAGTAAATGTATTTTTCCTAAATAGCACACCATTTCAAGCACTAATCGCTGGGGCTTGCGTGATTTTGTTTAGCCTATATGTCGCGTATGATACCCAAAACATCGTGCGAGGGCTTTATGATAGTCCTGTGCTAGCAGCGGTAAATCTATATTTAGATTTCCTAAATATCTTTATCAGCCTTTTGCAGCTTATAGGCATACTCGGTGGCAATGACGACTAA
- a CDS encoding flagellar FLiS export co-chaperone codes for MQEDKTPKNTSLGNNASNIIETFKKHIKEQGIEPDTLAQNALSNIQAIKSNAKLPFLAERKIRNFGEDIKSANELTGALQTLQIAFKKLLFFADEISQDSSSQARGQIHKQIKDRISSTTFMGDGLFDTVLSAKIGGKEILLENPSPMPLLESSKASSEGECMDFENFKDYVSEKLLEINETLALLSEAISQAQIFDKTQEFDSSSAFEKFDKNMFKNLK; via the coding sequence ATGCAAGAGGACAAAACCCCAAAAAACACAAGTCTTGGCAATAATGCAAGCAATATTATAGAGACTTTCAAAAAGCACATAAAAGAGCAGGGCATAGAGCCTGATACGCTAGCTCAAAACGCCCTAAGCAACATACAAGCGATAAAGTCAAATGCTAAGCTACCATTTTTAGCCGAGCGCAAAATCCGCAACTTCGGCGAGGACATAAAAAGCGCAAACGAACTCACAGGCGCACTCCAAACCCTACAAATCGCGTTTAAAAAGCTACTTTTCTTTGCAGATGAAATCTCGCAAGATAGCTCAAGTCAAGCAAGAGGGCAAATCCATAAACAGATAAAAGATAGAATCTCATCTACCACATTTATGGGAGATGGGCTATTTGACACCGTCTTAAGTGCCAAAATCGGTGGAAAAGAAATTTTGCTAGAGAATCCATCGCCTATGCCACTGCTAGAATCTAGCAAAGCAAGTAGTGAGGGCGAGTGTATGGATTTTGAAAATTTCAAAGACTATGTAAGTGAGAAACTGCTAGAAATCAATGAAACGCTAGCACTCTTAAGCGAGGCAATATCACAAGCGCAAATCTTTGATAAAACCCAAGAATTTGATAGCTCTAGTGCGTTTGAGAAATTTGACAAAAATATGTTTAAGAATCTAAAATAA
- a CDS encoding M99 family carboxypeptidase catalytic domain-containing protein has translation MRLFVFLILLCATAFASPPSSTQLIKPIDFSLIKMQGQRGGEDDFAKAPTLLLIGGIQGDEPGGFNATNVFLNHYKITKGGVWVIPVINPHSMLLNHRGLYDDMNRKFATLSPKDPEAPLINRVKSIIDDSSVDVILHLHDGSGFFRHTHQSELLSPKRWGNCTIIDQDKLEGVRFGELNEIATHITKRVNAKILKPLHEYRVRNTKTQKEDKEMQKALTFYAIKGGKAAFANEASKTLNVKERVYYHLLAIEALLERVGIGFERDFELSVEGVGKVIYDRNLRVGIEGMPPFPLFDLRDEIRGLPLPVGKRFETIVLDSRAKILGLLPKGNSFTLKYGNNAMTKIVPKYVEFAKPKGIQITANVDNKKQNLSFGEVIKVRESLEIDSTQWSEKGYQVKVVGQKATPKSSTIIIKKENLNPLASIDKAGNLYRVEFYAQSNNANNATADFTYPDMLWDTLWQKIRYASLESDMPKIPETKNIANKKSAQVIASSAFVRSEPSELSPSRAKAPRGRKLYVLSTQKALQSGQMASQIGGIWAKVEYDFGGRKISGYILESLLEYGDFALDSSLGSTPKQNIPKEIFLGMILVDFSR, from the coding sequence ATGAGGTTATTTGTTTTTTTGATTTTGCTTTGCGCCACAGCTTTTGCTAGCCCGCCTAGTAGCACACAGCTGATAAAACCCATAGATTTTAGCCTCATCAAAATGCAAGGGCAAAGAGGCGGGGAAGACGATTTTGCCAAAGCACCTACGCTACTTCTCATAGGAGGGATTCAAGGAGATGAGCCCGGTGGGTTTAACGCCACAAATGTATTTCTAAACCACTACAAAATCACAAAAGGTGGCGTGTGGGTTATCCCTGTGATAAACCCTCACTCAATGCTTCTAAATCATCGAGGGCTTTATGATGATATGAATCGCAAGTTTGCCACACTCTCTCCAAAAGACCCCGAAGCTCCACTCATAAATCGCGTAAAATCTATCATCGATGATTCTAGTGTCGATGTGATTTTGCATTTGCACGATGGGAGTGGGTTTTTTCGCCACACACACCAAAGCGAGCTACTAAGCCCGAAGCGATGGGGAAACTGCACCATAATCGACCAAGACAAGCTAGAGGGCGTGAGATTTGGCGAGCTAAATGAGATAGCCACACATATCACTAAGCGCGTAAATGCCAAAATCCTAAAGCCACTACACGAATACCGCGTGCGCAATACCAAAACCCAAAAAGAAGACAAAGAAATGCAAAAAGCCCTTACCTTTTATGCGATAAAGGGTGGCAAAGCCGCTTTTGCAAACGAGGCTAGCAAGACGCTAAATGTCAAAGAGCGCGTGTATTATCATCTGCTTGCTATTGAGGCGTTGCTTGAGCGGGTGGGCATAGGCTTTGAGCGGGATTTCGAGCTAAGTGTGGAGGGGGTGGGAAAAGTCATATATGATAGAAATCTGCGCGTTGGCATAGAGGGTATGCCACCTTTTCCGCTTTTTGATTTGCGAGATGAGATTAGGGGATTGCCACTGCCTGTGGGAAAGAGATTTGAAACAATAGTTCTAGATTCTCGCGCTAAGATTTTAGGACTTTTGCCAAAGGGCAACTCCTTTACCCTCAAATACGGCAACAACGCTATGACAAAAATAGTGCCAAAGTATGTGGAGTTTGCTAAGCCAAAAGGCATACAGATAACGGCAAATGTCGATAACAAAAAGCAAAATCTATCCTTTGGCGAAGTAATCAAAGTGAGAGAATCTCTAGAGATTGATAGCACACAATGGAGTGAAAAAGGCTATCAAGTAAAGGTAGTAGGGCAAAAAGCCACCCCAAAATCCTCCACAATCATCATAAAAAAAGAAAATCTAAATCCCCTAGCAAGTATCGATAAAGCGGGCAATCTCTACCGAGTAGAATTCTACGCACAATCAAATAACGCCAATAACGCCACAGCGGATTTTACTTACCCCGATATGCTTTGGGATACGCTATGGCAAAAGATACGCTATGCTTCGCTAGAATCTGATATGCCAAAAATCCCCGAGACAAAAAACATAGCGAATAAAAAATCCGCCCAAGTCATCGCTTCAAGCGCGTTTGTGCGAAGCGAGCCAAGCGAGCTATCTCCCTCACGCGCAAAAGCACCAAGAGGGCGCAAACTCTATGTGCTAAGCACGCAAAAAGCACTACAATCAGGACAAATGGCAAGCCAAATAGGTGGAATCTGGGCTAAGGTAGAGTATGATTTCGGTGGGCGTAAAATCAGCGGATATATCTTAGAGAGTTTGCTAGAGTATGGGGATTTTGCGCTAGATTCTAGTTTGGGCAGCACTCCAAAGCAAAATATTCCAAAAGAGATTTTTTTGGGTATGATTTTGGTGGATTTTTCGCGCTAG